From one Thermatribacter velox genomic stretch:
- a CDS encoding SDR family NAD(P)-dependent oxidoreductase, which translates to MNFQDKVVLITGAGSGIGRKTAIMFAKRGAKVAVNDISLERGSETVTLIQSEGNEAVFVAGDVSTEAQKIVEETVRVFGGLDILVNNAGVVPYGNVEETSEEDFEKTMAVNVKGPLLLSKYAVQEMKKRGGGVIVNVSSEAGLIGIPRRCVYSVSKAALLGLTRSLAVDYVDYGIRVNAVCPATTYSQGLAERIKASPNPDEMLQRMVARIPMKRLGKEEEIAFAILFAACDEASFMTGSVINIDGGSTMV; encoded by the coding sequence ATGAACTTTCAGGATAAAGTTGTACTGATTACTGGAGCTGGTTCCGGGATAGGGCGCAAAACAGCGATAATGTTTGCAAAGAGGGGCGCAAAAGTGGCAGTAAACGATATTTCTCTGGAACGAGGAAGTGAAACCGTAACACTAATTCAAAGTGAAGGGAACGAGGCTGTTTTTGTCGCTGGTGACGTATCGACGGAGGCTCAGAAGATAGTCGAGGAGACGGTGCGTGTTTTTGGAGGTCTGGATATTCTGGTTAACAATGCGGGAGTGGTGCCCTATGGGAATGTAGAGGAGACATCTGAGGAGGATTTTGAAAAGACGATGGCAGTAAATGTGAAGGGGCCGCTTTTACTTTCCAAGTATGCAGTTCAGGAGATGAAAAAACGTGGAGGAGGAGTAATAGTCAATGTCTCTTCCGAAGCCGGCTTAATAGGTATCCCTCGTAGATGTGTTTATAGTGTTTCCAAAGCGGCTTTGCTGGGTTTGACCCGATCTTTAGCGGTTGATTATGTGGATTATGGCATAAGAGTAAACGCTGTTTGCCCGGCTACTACTTATTCCCAGGGACTTGCTGAACGTATCAAGGCCTCTCCAAATCCTGACGAGATGTTACAGAGAATGGTGGCGAGAATCCCCATGAAGAGATTGGGGAAAGAGGAAGAAATAGCTTTTGCGATTCTGTTTGCGGCCTGTGACGAAGCTTCTTTTATGACTGGAAGTGTGATCAATATTGATGGCGGTTCTACAATGGTTTAG
- a CDS encoding GntR family transcriptional regulator: MGPQKLVRESIAEQIYAIIKEEILLARRKPGEQLNPRKLAEEFESSVMPVRDALKQLVDEGLVVRKPRVGFFVRSFTPREVREIMEVRKLYELYCLESYFDCIDKDRLRFLLERCLSRDWPAVKNPEFDRLDDDIHDLIVSASGNTFLIESYNNIKDRIFLIRHLGESQARRANEEHVLLIQAILDGDKERAKEILQAHIDRVTCEVSL; this comes from the coding sequence ATGGGTCCTCAGAAGCTGGTTCGTGAAAGTATTGCAGAGCAGATTTATGCCATTATTAAGGAAGAAATCCTTCTTGCTCGACGTAAGCCTGGAGAGCAGTTAAACCCTCGTAAACTGGCAGAGGAGTTTGAGTCGAGTGTTATGCCGGTTCGAGACGCACTCAAGCAGCTGGTTGATGAGGGTCTGGTGGTGCGCAAGCCCCGAGTAGGGTTCTTTGTGCGTTCTTTCACTCCGCGAGAGGTAAGGGAAATCATGGAAGTGCGCAAGCTTTACGAGCTTTACTGTCTGGAATCTTATTTTGATTGCATAGATAAAGATAGACTGCGTTTCTTGCTTGAACGCTGTCTCTCCCGGGATTGGCCTGCAGTCAAGAATCCAGAATTTGATCGCCTGGATGATGACATTCACGATCTAATTGTTAGTGCTTCTGGAAACACGTTTTTGATAGAAAGTTACAATAACATAAAAGACAGGATATTTTTGATTCGCCATCTTGGGGAAAGTCAGGCTCGTCGGGCTAATGAAGAGCATGTACTTTTGATTCAGGCCATTTTGGACGGTGATAAGGAAAGAGCCAAAGAAATTTTACAGGCTCATATTGACAGGGTTACCTGTGAAGTTTCCCTGTAA
- a CDS encoding Bug family tripartite tricarboxylate transporter substrate binding protein has protein sequence MKKLLIVSLVCVVLFGMVAGVRAQSWPEKEVEIIIPWSAGGATDVLFRTVAKYFPKYANGKQLIIKNVPGGGSAIGYGEGAKAKPDGYTLVAAVNPIITRALMGPAPYHPIESFDPVCLLVKNPCYMLVNSKLKKWNTLAELVEYVKENPGLVTVGNGGAGGGNHLVALRFENAFGLKFIHVPFAGGAPSINALLGGHVDAVVASSPEGFPNVEAGELEMLAVFAEERLKKFPQFPTAREQGYDFTAFMWRGVVVPKGVSPELIQQIAQVFKAIIEDPDFQKDAENLGQNLVYLDPEAFKEHIASELERYQEIIAKYELGEFYK, from the coding sequence TTGAAGAAACTTTTAATTGTTAGTTTGGTTTGTGTTGTGCTTTTCGGTATGGTTGCAGGTGTAAGGGCACAAAGCTGGCCTGAAAAAGAGGTGGAAATTATTATTCCCTGGTCGGCAGGAGGCGCAACCGATGTTTTGTTCAGGACAGTGGCCAAGTATTTTCCCAAGTATGCCAACGGAAAGCAGTTGATTATTAAAAATGTTCCTGGTGGCGGTTCAGCGATAGGTTATGGAGAAGGTGCTAAGGCTAAACCCGATGGATACACGCTGGTTGCTGCAGTAAATCCCATCATTACCAGAGCATTAATGGGTCCTGCTCCCTATCACCCGATAGAGAGTTTTGACCCGGTATGCCTTCTGGTGAAAAATCCCTGTTACATGTTAGTGAATAGCAAGTTGAAAAAGTGGAATACCCTTGCTGAGCTGGTCGAGTATGTTAAAGAAAATCCAGGATTAGTTACGGTTGGTAACGGTGGAGCTGGTGGTGGCAACCATCTGGTAGCACTGCGTTTTGAGAACGCTTTTGGTCTCAAGTTTATTCATGTGCCCTTTGCTGGTGGTGCTCCTTCCATCAATGCTTTGCTTGGAGGACATGTTGATGCAGTGGTTGCTTCGTCTCCTGAAGGATTTCCTAATGTCGAAGCAGGAGAACTCGAGATGCTTGCGGTTTTTGCTGAAGAGCGATTAAAGAAGTTTCCTCAATTTCCCACAGCTCGAGAACAAGGCTATGATTTCACGGCCTTTATGTGGAGAGGTGTGGTAGTACCAAAAGGAGTTAGCCCTGAACTGATACAGCAGATTGCTCAGGTTTTTAAAGCAATTATAGAAGACCCGGATTTCCAGAAAGATGCCGAAAATCTGGGACAGAATCTGGTTTACCTTGACCCGGAAGCTTTTAAGGAACACATAGCTTCAGAGCTTGAACGGTACCAGGAGATTATTGCGAAATACGAACTCGGAGAATTTTACAAATAA
- a CDS encoding tripartite tricarboxylate transporter TctB family protein yields the protein MWKADLGIGFSLLCVSVFLLIQAMELPRSHVGISPGLFPSIAFLGLIILNLALVFRSWRKKAEKKEVPASLGLNLRSLGKIALFAAFAWLYITLLRPLGFVYASSIFFWMIFILAGVEQWGKALLFSFLSSVLVYLIFYRIFMVVLPRPNWPIPHPF from the coding sequence ATGTGGAAGGCTGACCTTGGAATAGGTTTTTCGCTGCTTTGTGTTTCAGTGTTTCTTCTAATCCAGGCAATGGAATTGCCCAGAAGTCATGTGGGGATAAGCCCGGGTTTGTTTCCCAGTATCGCTTTTCTGGGTCTCATTATTCTGAATCTGGCTCTGGTATTCAGGAGTTGGAGAAAAAAAGCTGAGAAAAAAGAGGTTCCCGCTTCTTTGGGTCTTAACTTAAGAAGTTTGGGCAAAATAGCTTTGTTTGCAGCTTTTGCCTGGTTGTATATCACACTCTTGCGTCCTCTGGGGTTTGTATACGCATCGAGCATTTTTTTCTGGATGATTTTTATCCTTGCCGGTGTTGAGCAATGGGGGAAAGCACTGCTTTTTTCTTTCCTCTCCAGTGTTCTGGTGTATTTGATTTTTTATCGGATTTTCATGGTAGTCTTGCCTCGGCCGAATTGGCCTATCCCTCATCCCTTTTGA
- a CDS encoding tripartite tricarboxylate transporter permease produces MDIIQVSLWQGLKEILDPQILLYIFGGVVFGFVVGALPGLSASTGIILFLPLAYQIPAAEAIMVMLGIYGGTMFAGSIPAILIRTPGTPSAAATTLDGYPMAQKGEAGLALSTSAIASFVGSLLSAIALFLVAPQLARIALKFGPPEFFALVVFGLTVIAGVTGKDALKGLIAALLGLFLGTIGMDPVMGYARFNFGSYALQGGLPLLPVMIGLFAVSQVLRDIERAGEKYQVTSMINRVWLLPEQLKRVFKASLFGSALGVGIGAIPGIGGSIATFVAYGQYRKLSKYGEEFGNGVIEGVAVPEAANNATTGGALIPLLTLGIPGDIVTAVMLGILILFGVRPGPMLFREQPELVGKLFASMFVIAFSILGLGLLGARFSPLILRIPKRILSPLVLLLCVVGAYAVSSSAFGIAVALVFGVAGYFMEKFGFPVAPLLISMILGPIAEGELGRSLLISRGDWSILVTRPISLGFLILAGLSLVFAFRKRT; encoded by the coding sequence ATGGACATTATTCAGGTAAGTCTCTGGCAGGGATTGAAAGAAATTCTCGACCCTCAAATCCTTTTGTACATTTTTGGAGGAGTGGTATTCGGATTTGTGGTTGGTGCTTTACCCGGTCTTTCTGCTTCAACGGGGATCATTCTCTTTCTACCACTTGCTTATCAAATCCCGGCTGCAGAAGCAATCATGGTCATGCTCGGTATATATGGAGGTACTATGTTTGCTGGTTCCATACCAGCCATTTTAATTCGCACACCTGGCACACCCTCTGCTGCTGCTACTACGCTTGACGGATATCCTATGGCCCAGAAAGGGGAAGCAGGCCTTGCTCTTTCGACATCTGCCATCGCATCTTTTGTGGGAAGCTTACTCAGTGCGATAGCCCTTTTTTTGGTAGCTCCACAACTTGCACGCATAGCGCTCAAGTTTGGACCACCGGAATTCTTCGCTCTGGTTGTTTTCGGTCTTACGGTTATTGCTGGGGTAACCGGTAAAGATGCATTGAAAGGCTTGATTGCTGCCCTTCTGGGGCTTTTTCTGGGAACGATTGGCATGGACCCTGTGATGGGTTATGCTCGCTTTAATTTTGGTTCCTATGCCCTCCAAGGAGGGTTGCCTCTTTTACCAGTGATGATCGGTCTTTTTGCGGTATCTCAAGTTTTGAGGGATATAGAAAGAGCAGGGGAGAAATACCAAGTAACCAGTATGATAAACCGCGTCTGGTTGCTTCCAGAGCAGCTGAAAAGGGTTTTTAAGGCTTCCCTGTTTGGTTCGGCCCTGGGAGTAGGAATTGGTGCAATCCCGGGCATTGGAGGTTCTATAGCTACCTTCGTGGCTTATGGTCAGTACCGTAAACTGTCTAAATACGGAGAGGAGTTTGGTAACGGGGTTATTGAAGGAGTTGCTGTTCCAGAGGCAGCCAACAACGCTACAACTGGTGGAGCCCTTATTCCTCTTTTAACGCTGGGTATTCCTGGGGACATCGTAACTGCAGTGATGCTGGGAATTTTAATTCTTTTTGGAGTTCGTCCTGGTCCTATGTTGTTCCGGGAACAACCAGAACTGGTAGGGAAGCTTTTTGCCTCAATGTTTGTGATTGCTTTTTCTATTTTGGGATTAGGTTTGCTCGGTGCACGTTTTTCTCCCTTGATACTCCGCATTCCCAAAAGAATTCTTTCGCCTTTAGTACTTCTTTTGTGTGTAGTTGGGGCTTATGCGGTGAGTTCCAGTGCTTTTGGTATTGCAGTGGCTCTGGTTTTTGGAGTGGCAGGTTATTTCATGGAAAAATTTGGTTTTCCGGTGGCACCATTGCTCATCAGCATGATTCTTGGCCCCATTGCCGAAGGAGAGCTTGGCAGAAGCCTTTTGATTTCAAGGGGAGATTGGTCAATACTGGTTACTCGTCCCATTTCTCTCGGGTTCTTAATTCTGGCAGGTTTGTCGCTGGTTTTTGCTTTTCGCAAAAGAACTTGA
- a CDS encoding M24 family metallopeptidase, whose translation MNQDGTSSVTLEIQEKLRRLRTVMENRNLQALLLKRHVNFSWLTAGGTNVLCMAQDGGVSSILVTHDKSYVIASNIEVPRMREEEKVTEKGFEIVEYSWYEGDEMKVVQEICGQGRIGCDMPFEGAQNIASEINRCRYQLLEPEKERYLWLGREVSWLLEEVLCSVHPGLLESEIAAGIAFKLWEKRIEPIGFQVAADERAYQFRHPVAFQNPVRKLLLASVMARYAGLVTTVTRMVHFGTPSQEFLKQYRDNVRIECEMIALSKPGNPALLPLKRAVELYEQFGYQGEWKYHHQGGAMGYLPRDYRVDFNCKEIILENQAFCWNPSIAGTKSEDGFIATSSGPLFITYPVRFPVLSVEVSGFSFKRPDLLIL comes from the coding sequence GTGAATCAGGATGGAACTTCTTCTGTAACGCTTGAAATCCAGGAAAAGCTGAGGCGCCTTCGTACCGTGATGGAAAACAGGAACCTACAAGCACTGCTTTTAAAAAGACATGTCAACTTCAGCTGGCTTACTGCTGGCGGTACCAATGTGCTGTGTATGGCACAGGATGGTGGTGTAAGCAGCATTCTGGTTACCCATGATAAAAGCTATGTTATAGCCAGCAATATCGAGGTTCCCCGTATGCGCGAGGAAGAAAAGGTTACCGAAAAGGGATTTGAGATAGTAGAGTATTCTTGGTACGAAGGTGATGAGATGAAAGTTGTGCAGGAAATTTGTGGGCAAGGTCGTATTGGTTGTGATATGCCTTTTGAAGGTGCTCAAAATATTGCCTCAGAAATCAATCGCTGCCGTTACCAGCTTTTAGAGCCTGAAAAGGAGCGATATTTGTGGTTGGGCAGGGAGGTTTCTTGGCTGCTTGAGGAGGTACTTTGTAGTGTTCACCCTGGCCTTCTTGAATCTGAAATAGCGGCGGGAATTGCCTTTAAGCTCTGGGAAAAAAGGATTGAACCCATTGGATTTCAGGTGGCTGCAGATGAGCGTGCCTACCAGTTTCGGCATCCAGTGGCTTTCCAGAATCCAGTTAGGAAACTTCTTCTGGCAAGCGTGATGGCCAGGTATGCTGGTTTGGTGACTACAGTCACCCGCATGGTGCATTTTGGAACTCCTTCTCAAGAATTCTTAAAACAGTATCGGGACAATGTGCGTATCGAATGCGAAATGATTGCTCTTTCAAAGCCTGGAAACCCGGCTTTGCTTCCACTTAAAAGGGCGGTGGAGCTTTATGAACAGTTTGGTTATCAGGGGGAATGGAAGTATCATCATCAAGGGGGTGCAATGGGCTATTTGCCTCGGGATTATCGGGTGGATTTTAACTGTAAAGAAATTATTCTTGAAAACCAGGCTTTTTGCTGGAATCCATCTATTGCTGGTACCAAATCGGAGGACGGTTTTATAGCTACTTCTTCCGGTCCTTTGTTTATAACCTATCCTGTGCGTTTTCCAGTGTTAAGCGTTGAAGTGTCGGGTTTTTCCTTTAAACGTCCGGATTTGTTAATACTTTGA
- a CDS encoding Gfo/Idh/MocA family protein codes for MGNEGIGVAIVGYGLAASLHAQALVQLENAQLVAIVGRNLEKASQLASRFGVKALSLEEALKREDIQAFIVTTPTGTHLDVVKEIVPYGKHLLVEKPLESNLERTDELIRVCNEAGVILGAVFQHRYDDASLRLREYMEKGLLGKPVMGSAYVKWYRPQEYYDARSWRKSVEASGGGALAIQASHSIDLLLWFMGEVARVCSFMDTLVHTGIEVEDVAVVSIAFRNGALGSVEASTATYPGFAERLELHFEKGSAIIEGGKIVYLKTSSDEIPDVERGESGLSGASDPAHVDLEPFVRMLRDFVNALREGRNPPLNGREGRKAVELIEAARRSALESRVVELPL; via the coding sequence ATGGGTAATGAAGGGATAGGTGTGGCGATTGTAGGCTATGGACTTGCTGCCTCGCTTCATGCTCAGGCTTTAGTCCAGCTTGAGAATGCGCAATTGGTGGCTATAGTGGGTAGAAACCTTGAAAAGGCTTCCCAGTTGGCGAGCCGTTTTGGGGTAAAAGCTCTATCTCTTGAGGAGGCGCTCAAAAGAGAGGACATTCAAGCTTTTATTGTCACAACCCCTACGGGTACGCATCTTGACGTAGTTAAGGAAATTGTTCCTTATGGTAAGCACCTTCTGGTGGAAAAACCTCTGGAAAGCAATCTGGAGCGGACTGATGAGTTGATTCGGGTTTGTAACGAGGCAGGAGTTATTCTGGGGGCAGTTTTTCAGCATCGTTATGATGACGCCTCTTTGAGGTTGAGGGAATACATGGAAAAGGGTCTTTTGGGAAAGCCGGTGATGGGCAGCGCCTATGTTAAGTGGTATCGACCCCAGGAATACTATGATGCTCGTTCCTGGCGAAAGAGTGTGGAAGCTTCTGGTGGTGGCGCACTGGCTATTCAGGCTTCGCATAGTATAGACCTTTTGCTCTGGTTTATGGGCGAAGTGGCCAGAGTGTGTAGCTTCATGGACACCTTAGTTCATACCGGAATAGAGGTTGAGGATGTGGCGGTGGTTTCGATTGCTTTCAGGAATGGTGCTTTGGGAAGCGTGGAGGCTAGCACGGCTACCTATCCCGGTTTTGCAGAGAGGCTGGAATTGCATTTCGAAAAAGGTAGCGCAATAATCGAGGGAGGTAAAATCGTCTATCTTAAAACCTCTTCTGATGAAATACCCGACGTAGAACGAGGAGAAAGCGGTTTGTCTGGAGCGAGCGATCCTGCTCATGTAGATTTAGAGCCTTTTGTAAGAATGTTGAGAGACTTTGTTAATGCCCTTCGCGAAGGTCGCAATCCGCCACTGAATGGACGAGAGGGTCGAAAAGCAGTGGAACTTATTGAAGCGGCACGCAGGTCTGCTTTGGAATCCAGGGTGGTGGAGCTGCCTCTTTGA
- a CDS encoding TRAP transporter substrate-binding protein — translation MLCFVLLLGAASFAFGEVVLKAGSPFKEGHILVEAATKFKELLEERSGGRLQVELQIAQASEEDVNTQCAEGTIDLQFTGGRPVEVFAPQYFFFNAPYVIKDYDHFLRVWNGHLGEEAKKLVLQNGNMLCLGTVYRGFRQMTSLKPIRRPEDLIGLKLRLPVVKTWIAVWESLGVEPVPVPLPELYQALKEGKAEASEGDLPQIYSFKLYEVQKYLGITNHLVGVGWVTMNKNSMEKLSPEDQELVRNCIAEACQWATEKIKSGEDELLAKLRELGMEVIYPDADAIREKAKPAIEKLFAVEWPVTTWEEVLAQ, via the coding sequence GTGCTGTGTTTTGTGTTGCTTTTGGGAGCAGCTTCTTTTGCTTTTGGAGAAGTTGTGCTCAAAGCGGGGAGTCCTTTCAAAGAAGGTCATATTTTGGTAGAAGCAGCAACAAAATTTAAAGAGTTGCTCGAAGAACGCAGTGGAGGAAGGCTGCAAGTGGAACTTCAAATAGCGCAGGCTTCAGAAGAGGACGTTAATACCCAGTGCGCGGAAGGCACAATTGACCTCCAGTTCACAGGAGGAAGACCAGTTGAAGTATTCGCACCTCAATACTTTTTCTTTAATGCACCCTATGTGATTAAGGATTACGACCATTTTTTGAGGGTGTGGAATGGCCATTTAGGCGAAGAGGCCAAAAAGCTGGTGCTTCAAAATGGCAATATGCTCTGTTTGGGCACGGTATATCGTGGTTTCAGACAGATGACCTCTCTTAAACCAATCAGAAGACCCGAAGATTTGATTGGATTGAAATTGCGCCTTCCAGTAGTTAAAACCTGGATTGCAGTGTGGGAGTCCTTAGGGGTGGAGCCAGTTCCTGTTCCTCTTCCAGAGCTATACCAGGCGCTTAAGGAAGGAAAAGCCGAGGCTTCTGAGGGAGATCTTCCCCAGATATATTCTTTCAAGCTCTATGAAGTGCAAAAGTATCTGGGTATTACCAATCATCTGGTTGGTGTAGGATGGGTAACAATGAACAAGAATTCTATGGAAAAACTTTCCCCTGAAGACCAGGAGCTGGTACGAAATTGCATCGCGGAGGCTTGCCAGTGGGCTACAGAGAAAATCAAAAGCGGTGAAGATGAATTACTTGCAAAATTACGGGAGCTGGGCATGGAAGTGATTTATCCTGACGCAGATGCCATAAGAGAAAAAGCCAAACCGGCAATTGAAAAACTGTTTGCTGTTGAGTGGCCGGTTACCACCTGGGAAGAGGTGCTTGCTCAATAA
- the hflC gene encoding protease modulator HflC produces the protein MARRKLLGRIIIAIIGLIIVVLVRPWYTLDETEQGVLLQLGKPVKVVKESGLHLKLPYPIQTVYKFDKRLLEYDSPPEEVITRDKKTLVVDNYVRWRIENPLLFLQTVVSESEAVVRIDDLVYSELRTEIGKVDLIDVVATERGEIMDTVTRRASQKAKNFGIEIVDVRIKRADLPKQNEEAVFERMKAERERQAKQYRSEGQEEATKIRAQADKERALIIAEAQKQAQIIKGEGEAQALRIYAAAFGNDPEFFAFLKTLEMYEQGITENDTLVLTPASEILEYIESSRKKEGTN, from the coding sequence ATGGCGAGAAGAAAGCTTTTGGGTAGAATCATCATTGCAATCATAGGGCTCATTATCGTAGTGCTTGTCAGACCCTGGTATACCTTAGACGAAACCGAGCAAGGGGTGCTCTTGCAGCTCGGAAAACCTGTTAAAGTGGTCAAAGAGAGCGGCTTACATTTAAAGCTTCCTTACCCCATTCAGACGGTATATAAGTTTGACAAGCGCCTTCTTGAGTACGATTCGCCTCCTGAAGAAGTCATTACCAGAGATAAAAAAACCTTAGTAGTTGACAATTATGTGCGTTGGAGGATTGAAAACCCCCTCCTTTTCTTGCAAACTGTGGTGAGTGAATCGGAGGCAGTTGTTCGTATTGATGACTTAGTTTACTCGGAATTGCGAACCGAAATAGGTAAAGTAGACCTGATAGACGTGGTAGCTACGGAAAGAGGAGAAATCATGGATACAGTAACCAGAAGAGCCAGTCAAAAAGCGAAAAACTTTGGAATAGAGATAGTAGACGTGCGCATTAAAAGAGCCGATTTACCCAAACAAAATGAAGAAGCCGTTTTTGAGCGCATGAAGGCTGAACGCGAACGCCAGGCCAAGCAGTACCGCTCTGAAGGACAGGAAGAAGCCACCAAAATAAGAGCTCAGGCCGACAAGGAACGGGCTCTGATTATTGCTGAAGCTCAAAAACAAGCTCAGATTATAAAAGGAGAAGGCGAAGCCCAGGCATTGCGAATTTACGCTGCAGCCTTTGGAAACGACCCCGAATTTTTCGCCTTTTTGAAAACGCTGGAAATGTATGAGCAAGGCATAACCGAAAACGATACGCTTGTACTTACACCAGCTTCGGAAATCCTCGAATACATAGAAAGCTCCAGAAAAAAAGAAGGTACAAACTGA
- the hflK gene encoding FtsH protease activity modulator HflK, whose amino-acid sequence MFDEDFERKVINIYDSRLLRFLKRLGYFTVLIIIAIYFLSGIYIVGPDEVGMIKTFGQFTRKTPPGIHYKLPYPFETLQKPKITEVRRAEIGFRTISPGPPPRYQLFPQESLMLTGDENIVDCQFIVQYRISDPYLYLFQVKDPENAVKSAAESAMREIVGKKPIDDVLTTGRSEVQEEVKTLLQEILDKYQCGIQVIGVQLQDVQPPQPVISAFKDVASAREDRVRFINQAEAYRNEIIPQARGEAEKLLREAEAFKESTVKAAEGETERFLKVLREYQHAPEITRKRIYLETLQKIWPKVKKFIFDSKTEEGEVLKFLPLTGEGMD is encoded by the coding sequence ATGTTTGATGAAGATTTCGAACGCAAAGTAATAAACATCTACGACTCGAGGTTATTGCGCTTTCTGAAGCGTCTGGGATACTTTACCGTTCTCATCATCATTGCGATTTATTTTTTGAGTGGGATATACATAGTTGGCCCGGACGAAGTAGGAATGATAAAAACCTTCGGGCAGTTTACCAGAAAAACACCCCCGGGCATTCACTACAAACTACCTTATCCTTTCGAAACCCTGCAGAAACCCAAAATAACGGAAGTGCGTAGGGCCGAAATAGGTTTCAGAACCATTTCTCCTGGACCACCTCCCCGATATCAGCTTTTTCCCCAGGAATCACTAATGCTCACTGGAGACGAAAACATTGTAGATTGCCAGTTTATTGTCCAATACCGTATTTCTGATCCTTACCTTTATCTTTTCCAAGTTAAAGACCCGGAAAACGCAGTAAAAAGTGCGGCAGAATCGGCAATGCGTGAAATTGTGGGGAAAAAACCTATTGATGACGTGCTAACCACAGGGCGTTCTGAAGTCCAGGAAGAGGTTAAAACCCTCCTCCAGGAAATCCTCGACAAATACCAGTGTGGAATACAGGTCATCGGAGTACAGCTCCAGGACGTACAGCCACCACAACCAGTTATCTCTGCCTTTAAAGACGTGGCCAGTGCTCGGGAAGACCGGGTACGTTTTATCAACCAGGCCGAAGCCTATCGCAACGAAATCATTCCCCAAGCCCGTGGTGAAGCCGAAAAACTACTCCGTGAAGCAGAAGCCTTTAAAGAAAGTACTGTCAAAGCAGCGGAAGGAGAAACAGAACGCTTCCTTAAAGTACTCAGGGAATATCAACATGCTCCTGAAATTACCAGAAAAAGAATTTATCTCGAAACTCTTCAGAAAATCTGGCCTAAAGTTAAAAAATTCATATTTGATAGCAAAACCGAGGAAGGTGAAGTACTGAAATTCCTTCCTCTTACTGGCGAAGGAATGGATTAG
- a CDS encoding uroporphyrinogen decarboxylase family protein, with protein sequence MTPRERALRALEHKVPDRIPLDLGSTNCTTMTRVAYENLKSYLGIEGETRLMMENFQIVFIDEAVLEYFQIDTRGVHPQPVFQKTIIDERTYKNEFGIVYRMPENGLYYDMVEHPLAGKSLEELEDYPWPDPAKSMNLEGLREKTQKMYEEGKYLLVGDMIDTGIFEPCWYLRGFENFLVDLLINKDFALKLMEGMYNYQLNRYSLFLKEVGEFLDVIFVGDDLATAENVIMSPETYRELIKPFHKEYFRQLKKLAPRAKLLYHSCGSILQFIPDLIEIGVDILNPVQVSAQGMEPAILKERFGRELSFWGAIDTTFVLPRGTREEVRQEVRTRIDQLGPEGYVLTSVHDIQPDVPPENVIAMFEEARAYGCFSVKEL encoded by the coding sequence TTGACGCCGAGAGAAAGAGCTTTACGCGCTTTAGAGCATAAAGTTCCTGACCGTATCCCTTTAGATTTGGGAAGTACTAACTGTACTACCATGACCAGAGTTGCCTATGAAAACCTCAAGTCCTACCTGGGTATTGAGGGTGAAACCCGTTTGATGATGGAAAATTTTCAGATTGTTTTCATAGATGAGGCAGTGCTTGAATATTTCCAGATCGATACTCGTGGCGTACATCCGCAGCCAGTATTTCAGAAGACCATTATTGACGAGCGAACTTACAAGAATGAGTTTGGTATAGTCTATCGCATGCCGGAGAATGGATTATATTACGATATGGTTGAACACCCTTTAGCTGGGAAAAGCCTTGAAGAGCTTGAGGATTATCCCTGGCCAGATCCTGCAAAGAGCATGAATCTTGAAGGCTTGAGAGAAAAAACTCAAAAGATGTATGAGGAAGGCAAATACCTCCTGGTGGGAGACATGATCGATACCGGGATTTTCGAGCCCTGCTGGTATCTAAGGGGATTTGAGAATTTTCTTGTAGATCTTTTAATTAACAAAGATTTTGCCCTCAAGCTTATGGAGGGGATGTACAATTACCAGCTTAACCGCTACTCTCTCTTCCTTAAAGAAGTTGGGGAGTTTTTGGATGTGATTTTTGTCGGCGACGATCTGGCCACTGCTGAAAACGTCATTATGAGTCCTGAAACCTACCGTGAGCTTATTAAGCCTTTTCATAAGGAATACTTTCGCCAGCTAAAAAAACTTGCTCCTCGGGCGAAGCTTCTCTATCATTCTTGTGGAAGTATCTTGCAGTTTATACCCGATTTGATTGAAATCGGCGTAGATATTCTGAATCCGGTTCAGGTTTCTGCGCAGGGTATGGAACCGGCGATATTAAAAGAAAGGTTCGGTAGGGAACTATCTTTTTGGGGAGCAATTGACACTACTTTTGTACTTCCTCGGGGTACCAGGGAGGAGGTACGTCAGGAAGTACGTACCAGAATTGACCAGTTGGGTCCTGAGGGGTATGTGCTTACTTCGGTGCACGATATTCAACCTGATGTTCCCCCTGAAAACGTGATAGCCATGTTTGAAGAAGCCAGAGCATATGGCTGCTTTTCGGTAAAGGAGCTTTGA